A single Paenibacillus kribbensis DNA region contains:
- a CDS encoding carbohydrate ABC transporter permease, producing MYHKTTAYRIFNVFNICLLVLLSIMCIVPLIHVLAVSFSAKSAADANLVGLWPVQFSLEAYKKTMNNPIFLHSIWISVLRTVLGTGLTLLITFLAAYPLSKESSVFRSRNVYSWLFVFSMIFNGGLVPFYMVIQKIHLMDSFWVLVLPGAVNTFLVILMLNFFRGIPKEMEEAALIDGAGHFRTLFSIFLPISMPSIATIALFSMVFHWNSWFDGLLYLSNAKDYPLATFLQTVIIQKDMSSMSMSPKEMELLSQTTVNAAQIFIGAAPILIVYPFLQKYFVKGMTLGSVKE from the coding sequence ATGTATCATAAAACAACGGCATATCGCATCTTCAATGTGTTTAACATTTGTCTGCTTGTGCTTTTATCCATCATGTGTATCGTTCCGCTGATTCATGTATTGGCAGTATCATTTAGTGCCAAATCAGCAGCAGACGCCAATCTGGTTGGACTGTGGCCGGTGCAATTTTCACTGGAAGCCTACAAGAAGACGATGAATAATCCTATTTTTCTGCATTCTATCTGGATTTCTGTTCTCCGGACCGTGCTCGGTACTGGCTTGACGCTGCTAATTACCTTTTTAGCTGCTTATCCACTTTCAAAAGAATCATCTGTATTCCGCAGCCGCAACGTATATTCATGGCTGTTCGTATTCAGTATGATTTTTAACGGTGGTCTGGTTCCATTTTATATGGTTATTCAAAAGATTCATCTCATGGACAGCTTTTGGGTACTTGTTTTGCCGGGAGCGGTCAATACATTTCTGGTCATCCTCATGCTGAACTTTTTTAGAGGCATACCCAAGGAGATGGAGGAGGCCGCACTGATCGATGGGGCAGGACATTTTCGGACTTTGTTTAGTATATTTTTGCCGATATCCATGCCGTCTATTGCGACGATTGCGTTGTTCAGTATGGTATTTCACTGGAACTCATGGTTCGATGGTCTGCTTTATTTGAGCAATGCCAAGGATTATCCACTGGCTACCTTCCTGCAAACGGTAATCATTCAGAAGGACATGAGCTCCATGAGTATGAGTCCCAAAGAAATGGAATTGCTTTCACAAACGACGGTGAATGCAGCGCAAATTTTTATTGGTGCAGCGCCTATTCTTATTGTATATCCATTTTTACAAAAGTATTTTGTTAAAGGTATGACGCTTGGTTCTGTCAAGGAGTAA
- a CDS encoding beta-galactosidase codes for MSHPNIFKYPPISERVPRMLHGADYNPEQWQHDPEVLKEDIRLMKLAKCNVMSVGIFSWVSLEPEEGVFTFEWLDRILDSFAENGIYAFLATPSGARPAWMSQKYPEVLRVEANRVRNLHGFRHNHCFTSPVYREKVRIMNIKLAERYANHPAVIGWHISNEFGGECHCDYCQVAFRAWVQDKYGTLDKLNHAWWTTFWSHTVTDWSQIESPAPHGETQVHAMNLDWRRFVTDQTADFIQHEIVPLKAANPALPVTTNLMEFFEGLNYWKFADLLDIISWDSYPTWHDRGGDESRQAAKVAMMHDIIRSIKGGKPWMLMESTPSLTNWQEVSKLKRPGMHLLSSLQAVAHGSDTVQYFQWRKSRGSSEKLHGAVVDHVGHEHTRVFADVTEVGNALEKLEEVIGTSVPAEAAVIFDWENRWAVNDSQGPRNKGVKYEETAEAHYLALWEQGVPVDVIHMDADFSKYKLIVAPMLYMVRSGVGERIQKFVESGGIFVATYWSGIVDEHDLCFLGGFPGPLRKTLGIWSEEIDGLHDHDRNRILPVEGNELNLNGEYEAIELCDLIHTEGAKVLAVYGSDFYAGRPALTVNRLGQGKAYYIASRNTGSFNSHFYRSLIEGEGISKALHVKLPHGVNTAIRTDGVYDYIFILNFTHESQEITLDGRIYVDMLENRVIEDDKLRLNNYAVKVLKTERIH; via the coding sequence GTGTCGCATCCAAACATATTCAAATACCCGCCAATCAGTGAGCGAGTTCCGCGTATGCTGCATGGAGCGGATTATAACCCGGAGCAATGGCAGCATGATCCCGAGGTGCTAAAAGAGGATATCCGGCTGATGAAGCTGGCTAAATGTAATGTGATGTCCGTCGGCATATTCTCATGGGTTTCATTGGAACCCGAGGAAGGTGTATTTACGTTTGAATGGCTCGACCGTATCCTGGATTCGTTTGCCGAGAACGGAATTTATGCGTTTTTGGCCACTCCTAGTGGAGCCAGACCGGCCTGGATGTCACAAAAATATCCTGAGGTGCTGCGAGTGGAGGCTAACCGTGTCCGCAACCTGCACGGGTTCCGCCATAACCACTGTTTTACCTCGCCAGTATACCGGGAAAAAGTACGCATCATGAATATAAAGCTGGCCGAGCGCTATGCGAATCATCCGGCTGTCATTGGCTGGCATATTTCCAATGAATTTGGTGGAGAATGCCACTGTGATTATTGTCAGGTTGCATTCCGCGCCTGGGTACAGGATAAATATGGCACACTGGATAAGCTTAATCACGCATGGTGGACGACCTTTTGGAGTCATACGGTTACGGATTGGAGCCAAATCGAGTCTCCGGCCCCTCACGGTGAAACACAGGTCCATGCTATGAATTTGGACTGGAGACGGTTTGTGACCGATCAGACCGCAGATTTTATCCAACACGAAATTGTGCCGCTCAAGGCAGCGAACCCGGCACTTCCGGTCACGACCAATCTAATGGAATTTTTTGAAGGACTGAATTACTGGAAGTTTGCCGATCTGCTGGATATTATATCCTGGGACAGCTATCCGACGTGGCATGACCGGGGAGGTGATGAGAGCCGTCAGGCTGCGAAGGTAGCGATGATGCACGATATTATTCGTTCAATCAAAGGAGGCAAGCCTTGGATGCTCATGGAGAGTACACCGAGTTTGACGAATTGGCAAGAGGTCAGCAAGCTGAAGCGACCAGGAATGCATCTGCTATCGTCTTTACAGGCTGTAGCACACGGGTCAGACACCGTTCAATATTTTCAGTGGCGGAAAAGTCGCGGTTCGAGTGAAAAGCTGCATGGTGCAGTCGTCGATCATGTCGGACATGAGCACACTCGGGTATTCGCAGACGTGACAGAGGTCGGCAATGCGCTGGAAAAATTGGAGGAGGTTATCGGTACATCTGTGCCTGCTGAGGCTGCAGTTATTTTCGACTGGGAGAATCGCTGGGCAGTCAATGACTCGCAAGGGCCGCGGAATAAAGGTGTGAAATACGAGGAGACAGCCGAAGCGCATTATTTGGCATTGTGGGAGCAGGGTGTGCCTGTAGATGTCATTCATATGGATGCCGATTTCTCCAAATACAAGCTTATAGTAGCTCCAATGCTGTATATGGTCCGCAGCGGTGTGGGTGAGCGAATACAAAAGTTTGTTGAAAGCGGTGGCATTTTTGTAGCAACCTATTGGTCCGGCATTGTGGATGAACATGATTTGTGCTTCCTTGGAGGCTTTCCGGGGCCGCTTCGCAAGACGCTGGGAATATGGTCGGAAGAGATCGACGGACTGCATGATCACGACCGAAATCGCATTTTGCCGGTTGAGGGCAATGAGTTGAATCTGAATGGTGAGTATGAGGCTATAGAGCTGTGCGACCTTATTCATACGGAAGGTGCAAAGGTACTGGCTGTATACGGTTCAGACTTTTATGCAGGACGTCCAGCCTTGACGGTGAACCGTTTGGGACAGGGAAAAGCTTATTACATCGCTTCACGCAACACGGGATCGTTCAACAGTCATTTTTACAGAAGCTTGATTGAGGGTGAAGGAATCAGTAAAGCACTTCATGTCAAGTTGCCGCATGGAGTAAATACAGCGATTCGCACTGATGGAGTTTACGATTATATTTTTATTTTGAATTTTACGCATGAGTCGCAAGAAATTACACTGGATGGACGAATCTATGTGGATATGCTGGAAAATCGTGTGATTGAAGACGATAAACTTCGATTGAATAACTATGCTGTCAAGGTTCTCAAGACAGAGCGCATACATTAG
- a CDS encoding ABC transporter permease codes for MRSLQRTWPFHIMLLPAIIFLIVFSYIPMGGIVMAFQNYKPWLGITGSEWVGLDNFRFLFQREDSLQVVWNTLIIAVLKMFFNLLVPFVFAILLNEIRKVGLQRSIQTLVYLPHFLSWVILGGILVDLLATDGFMNRILGSFGIQPIFFLGDNNWFRFTVIVSDIWKEFGYNTIVFLAALAGINPSLYEAAEMDGASRWRQTLHITVPSLIPMVVVVGTLALGNVLNAGFDQIFNLYNPLVYQKGDIIDTFVYRTALINGEMGFATAIGLFKSVISMILILISYRLAYKWAGYRIF; via the coding sequence ATGAGAAGTCTGCAACGTACGTGGCCATTTCATATCATGCTGCTGCCAGCCATCATTTTTTTAATTGTATTCAGCTACATTCCAATGGGCGGGATCGTGATGGCCTTTCAAAATTACAAGCCTTGGCTGGGTATAACTGGCTCCGAGTGGGTTGGGCTGGATAATTTCCGTTTTCTGTTCCAACGGGAGGACAGTCTGCAAGTCGTCTGGAATACGCTGATTATCGCGGTTCTGAAGATGTTTTTCAATCTGCTCGTTCCGTTTGTCTTCGCCATTCTGCTGAATGAAATTCGCAAGGTTGGACTTCAGCGATCCATTCAGACACTGGTTTACCTGCCACACTTTCTGTCGTGGGTCATCTTGGGCGGGATTCTGGTTGATCTGCTCGCTACAGATGGTTTTATGAACCGTATTCTTGGCAGTTTTGGAATCCAGCCCATCTTTTTTTTGGGAGACAATAACTGGTTTCGCTTTACGGTAATCGTGTCAGATATATGGAAGGAGTTTGGCTATAATACTATCGTTTTTCTCGCCGCATTGGCGGGGATCAATCCTTCGTTGTATGAAGCAGCAGAGATGGACGGGGCAAGCCGCTGGAGACAGACGCTGCATATTACTGTGCCTTCGCTGATTCCGATGGTTGTGGTTGTGGGTACACTTGCACTCGGTAATGTCCTGAATGCCGGCTTCGACCAGATTTTCAACCTGTACAACCCGCTTGTATACCAAAAAGGCGATATAATTGACACGTTCGTCTATCGGACAGCATTAATTAACGGGGAAATGGGCTTTGCTACCGCCATCGGATTGTTTAAATCTGTGATCAGTATGATTCTCATTCTGATATCCTATCGACTTGCATACAAATGGGCAGGCTACCGCATATTTTGA